A portion of the Gasterosteus aculeatus chromosome 12, fGasAcu3.hap1.1, whole genome shotgun sequence genome contains these proteins:
- the eif3m gene encoding eukaryotic translation initiation factor 3 subunit M — protein sequence MSVPAFIDITEEDQASELRAYMKAKGAEISEENSEGGLHVDLAQIIEACDVCLKDDDKDVESVMNSIVSLLLILETEKQEALIESLCEKLLKFREGERPSLRMQLLSNLFHGMEENTTVRYTVFCGLIKVAATSNAIAFIPTDLDQVRKWIIDWNLTTEKKHTLLRLVYEALVECKKSDAAAKVMVELLGSYTEDNASQARVDAHRCIVRALKDPNTFLIDHLLTLKPVRFLEGELIHDLLTIFVSAKLAAYVKFYQSNKDFIDSLGLSHEQNMSKMRLLTFMGMAVEFKEISFDTMEQELQIGAEEVEAFVIDAVKTKMVYCKIDQTQRKVIVSHSTHRTFGKQQWQQLHDSLSSWKANLATVKTSLQALSPSA from the exons GCTTCAGAGCTGAGAGCCTACATGAAGGCCAAAGGAGCTGAAATATCAGAGGAGAACTCTGAAGGGGGACTACATGTGGATCTGGCTCAGATCATTGAGGCGTGCGATGTCTGCCTCAAGGACGATGACAAAG aTGTCGAGAGTGTGATGAACAGCattgtgtctctgctgctgatCCTGGAGACGGAGAAGCAGGAGGCTCTCATTGAAAGTCTATGTGAGAAACTTTTGAAGTTCCGTGAAGGAGAGAGACCCTCCCTCAGAATGCAGCT GTTGAGTAACCTGTTCCACGGCATGGAAGAGAACACTACAGTGAGGTACACTGTGTTCTGTGGCCTCATCAAGGTGGCTGCAACTTCTAATGCCATTGCCTTCATCCCCACTGACCTCGATCAG GTGCGCAAGTGGATTATTGACTGGAACCTGACGACAGAGAAGAAGCACACACTCTTGAGGCTGGTGTATGAAGCGTTGGTTGAATGCAAAAAAAG TGATGCTGCAGCGAAGGTGATGGTCGAGCTGCTGGGAAGTTACACAGAAGACAATGCGTCACAAGCACGCGTTGACGCCCACAG ATGTATTGTCCGTGCTCTCAAAGACCCGAACACCTTCCTGATTGACCACCTTCTCACCCTGAAACCTGTTCGCTTCCTGGAGGGAGAACTCATCCATGAC CTGTTAACCATCTTTGTGAGTGCAAAACTAGCAGCATACGTAAAGTTCTACCAGAGTAACAAAGACTTCATTGACTCTCTTG GCCTGTCTCACGAGCAAAACATGTCCAAGATGCGCCTGCTGACATTCATGGGCATGGCTGTGGAATTCAAGGAGATCTCCTTTGACACCATGGAACAGGAGCTGCAGATTGGCGCCGAGGAGGTCGAGGCTTTTGTCATTGACG ctgTTAAGACCAAGATGGTGTACTGCAAAATTGACCAGACACAGCGAAAGGTTATTGTGAG CCACAGCACTCACCGCACCTTTGGCaagcagcagtggcagcagctgcACGACAGCCTCAGCTCCTGGAAGGCCAACCTAGCAACCGTCAAGACCAGTCTGCAAGCCCTGTCACCTTCTGCTTAA